A stretch of Pelecanus crispus isolate bPelCri1 chromosome 3, bPelCri1.pri, whole genome shotgun sequence DNA encodes these proteins:
- the DNAJC27 gene encoding dnaJ homolog subfamily C member 27, with product MEANPPKRKETRKSLRIKVISMGNAEVGKSCIIKRYCEKRFVPKYLATIGIDYGVTKVQVRDREIKVNIFDMAGHPFFYEVRNEFYKDTQGVILVYDVGQKESFDALDAWLAEMKQELGPHGNMENIVFVVCANKIDCTKHRSVDESEGRLWAESRGFLYFETSAQTGEGINEMFQTFYSAIIDLCDNGGKRPPSSMGVGFTKEQADAIRRIRNSKDSWDMLAVKPGATRDEVNKAYRKLAVLLHPDKCVAPGSEDAFKAVVNARTALLKNIK from the exons ATGGAGGCGAATCCGCCGAAGCGGAAGGAGACGCGCAAGTCGCTGAGGATTAAAGTCATCTCCATGGGCAACGCGGAGGTGGGCAAG aGCTGCATTATAAAGCGTTATTGTGAGAAGAGGTTCGTTCCCAAATACCTGGCGACTATTGGTATCGACTATGGCGTCACAAA AGTGCAGGTCAGAGACCGAGAGATCAAGGTGAACATCTTTGACATGGCGGGGCACCCGTTCTTCTACGAG GTGAGGAACGAGTTTTACAAGGACACACAGGGGGTCATCCTGGTCTACGACGTCGGACAAAAGGAGTCTTTCGATGCGCTGGACGCGTGGCTGGCTGAGATGAAGCAGGAGCTGGGCCCTCACGGGAACATGGAGAACATTGTCTTCGTTGTCTGTGCGAACAAG ATCGACTGCACGAAGCACCGCAGTGTGGATGAAAGCGAGGGGCGGCTCTGGGCAGAGAGCCGGGGCTTTCTGTACTTTGAGACATCGGCACAAACAGGAGAAGGAATTAACGAGATGTTTCAG ACTTTCTACTCCGCCATCATTGACCTGTGTGACAACGGTGGGAAGCGCCCTCCTTCCAGCATGGGGGTTGGCTTCACCAAAGAGCAGGCAGATGCCATTCGCAGGATCCGCAACAGCAAGGACAGCTGGGACATGCTGGCGGTCAAACCCGGAGCCACAAG GGATGAAGTGAACAAAGCCTATCGgaagctggctgtgctgctccaCCCCGATAAGTGCGTGGCTCCCGGCAGCGAGGACGCCTTCAAAGCAGTAGTGAACGCCCGGACCGCGCTTCTCAAAAACATCAAGTAG
- the ADCY3 gene encoding adenylate cyclase type 3, translated as MPRNRAFSEPECSAEYSADYSVSLPSDPEHGVGRTHEVTVRSSGPCLCLPRFMRLTFAPESLENLYQTYFRRQRHETLLVLVVFAALFDCYVLVMCAVVYTADKLAPVLAAAAGLVAHVLLFILCKYRLLPERVARRFLPYVLWVLILAQVFCYLGLNFSHSPEASDTVGWQAFFVFSFFITLPLRLAPIVLITAVSCGIHTLVLGVTVAQQRQDALDKGTLLRQILSNVAIYLCAITVGTMSYYMADRKHRKAFLEARQSLEVKLNLEEQSQQQERLMLSILPKHVADEMLKDMKKDPSQKEMQQFNTMYMYRHENVSILFADIVGFTQLSSSCSAQELVKLLNELFARFDKLAAKYHQLRIKILGDCYYCICGLPEYREDHAVCSIMMGLAMVEAISYVREKTKTAVDMRVGVHSGTVLGGVLGQKRWQYDVWSTDVTVANKMEAGGIPGRVHISQSTMDCLKGEFEVEPGEGGSRCEYLKEKGIVTYLVVVPKQPLRNGINGVVSGGGATLSLTSSHRGSPPLVNTKERNGSLSLACASPEEPEEPDARAVNPSFPNPRRRLRLRDLAERVIDASQNEQELNKLLNEALLERESVQALKGKSTFRLSMRFIDPEMETRYSVEKEKQSGAAFSCSCVVLFFTALVEVFIDPWLVANYVTFMVGEILLLILTLCSLAAIFPRVFPKKLVAFSTWIDRTRWARNTWAMAAIIIVTMADIVDMLSCRQDHGGMGNGTVGPPWPRGCGEQPKYYSYIALLALVATIMLVQVSHMVKLTLMVLITGATGAVNIYAWEHIFDQYDRRRDQQSTLPTAHPCLTASAGRSSLVPSKYSMTAMIFIVMLSFYYFSRHVEKLARTLFLWKIDVHDQKERVYEMRRWNEALVTNMLPEHVARHFLGSKKRDEELYSQSYDEIGVMFASLPNFADFYTEESINNGGIECLRFLNEIISDFDALLDEPQFRCITKIKTIGSTYMAASGVTPDVNANGYSAKKETLSDKERWQHLADLADFALAMKVTLMNINYQSFNNFMLRIGMNKGAVLAGVIGARKPHYDIWGNTVNVASRMESTGVMGNIQVVEETHLILKEYGFRFVRRGAIYVKGKGELLTFFLKGREKQGSFVNGSSVTLPHQVVDSS; from the exons ATGCCCAGGAACAGGGCTTTTTCAGAGCCCGAGTGCTCGGCCGAGTACTCCGCCGACTACTCGGTGAGCCTGCCGTCGGACCCCGAGCACGGCGTGGGTCGGACCCACGAGGTGACGGTGCGCAGCTCGGGACCCTGCCTCTGCCTACCCCGCTTCATGCGCCTCACCTTCGCTCCCGAGTCCCTGGAGAACCTCTACCAGACCTATTTCCGTCGCCAACGCCACGAGACCCTCCTGGTGCTGGTGGTCTTCGCCGCCCTTTTCGACTGCTACGTCCTCGTCATGTGCGCCGTGGTCTACACCGCCGACAAGCTGGCCCCggtgctggcggcggcggccgggctggTCGCCCACGTGCTGCTCTTCATCCTCTGCAAGTACAGGCTGCTCCCCGAGCGGGTGGCCCGTAGGTTCCTGCCCTACGTCCTCTGGGTCCTCATCTTGGCCCAGGTCTTCTGCTACCTGGGTCTCAACTTCTCCCACTCGCCTGAGGCCAGCGATACGGTGGGCTGGCAGGCTTTCTTCGTCTTCTCCTTCTTCATCACGCTGCCGCTGCGCTTGGCGCCCATCGTGCTCATCACCGCCGTCTCCTGCGGCATTCACACGCTGGTGCTCGGCGTCACCGTCGCCCAGCAGCGGCAGGACGCCCTGGACAAGGGCACGCTGCTGAGACAG ATCCTGTCCAACGTTGCCATCTACCTTTGCGCCATCACAGTGGGCACCATGTCCTACTACATGGCCGACCGCAAGCACCGCAAAGCCTTCCTCGAAGCGCGCCAGTCCCTGGAGGTCAAGCTCAACCTggaggagcagagccagcagcag GAGCGGCTGATGCTCTCCATCCTGCCCAAGCACGTGGCCGATGAGATGCTGAAGGACATGAAGAAGGACCCGAGCCAGAAGGAGATGCAGCAGTTCAACACCATGTACATGTACCGCCACGAGAACGTCAG CATCCTCTTCGCAGACATCGTGGGCTTCACCCAGCTCTCCTCGTCCTGCAGCGCCCAGGAGCTGGTGAAGCTCCTCAACGAGCTCTTCGCCCGCTTCGACAAGCTGGCAGCT aaatACCACCAGCTGCGCATCAAGATCCTGGGTGATTGCTACTACTGCATCTGCGGGCTGCCCGAGTACCGGGAGGACCACGCTGTCTGCTCCATCATGATGGGGCTGGCCATGGTGGAGGCCATTTC gtaCGTGCGGGAGAAGACCAAGACAGCGGTGGACATGCGGGTGGGGGTGCACAGCGGGacggtgctggggggggtgctGGGCCAGAAGCGCTGGCAGTACGATGTGTGGTCCACTGACGTCACCGTGGCCAACAAGATGGAGGCGGGCGGCATCCCCGG GCGGGTGCACATCTCGCAGAGCACCATGGATTGCCTGAAGGGCGAGTTCGAGGTGGAGCCGGGTGAAGGTGGCTCACGCTGCGAGTACCTGAAGGAGAAGGGCATCGTCACCTACCTCGTCGTGGTCCCCAAGCAGCCCCTGCGCAACGGCATCAATGGGGTGGTGAGTGGTGGCGGTGCCACG CTGTCGCTGACCTCGTCCCATCGTGGCTCCCCACCGTTGGTCAACACCAAGGAGCGCAATGGCAGCCTCAGCCTGGCCTGCGCCAGCCCCGAGGAGCCCGAGGAGCCCGACGCCAGG GCGGTGAACCCTTCCTTCCCCAACCcacggcggcggctgcggctgcgggaCCTGGCCGAGCGGGTGATCGACGCCTCGCAGAACGAGCAGGAGCTCAACAAGCTGCTCAACGAAGCCTTGCTGGAGCGCGAGTCCGTCCAGGC GCTGAAGGGGAAGAGCACCTTCCGGCTCTCCATGCGCTTCATCGACCCCGAGATGGAGACGCGCTACTCggtggagaaggagaagcagagcggggctgccttcagctgctcctgcGTCGTCCTCTTCTTCACTGCCTTGGTGGAGGTCTTCATCGACCCCTG GTTGGTGGCCAACTACGTGACTTTCATGGTGGGGGAGATCCTGCTGCTCATCCTCACCCTCTGCTCGTTGGCTGCCATCTTTCCCCGG gTCTTCCCCAAAAAGCTCGTGGCCTTCTCCACCTGGATTGACAGGACCCGCTGGGCACGCAACACCTGGGCCATGGCTGCCATCATCATTGTCACCATGGCTGACATCGTGGACATG CTCAGCTGCCGGCAGGACCACGGCGGGATGGGCAACGGGACAGTGGGGCCACCGTGGCCACGCGGCTGCGGGGAGCAGCCCAAGTACTACAGCTACATCGCCCTGCTGGCCTTGGTGGCCACCATCATGCTGGTGCAGGTCAGCCACATGGTCAAGTTGACCCTCATGGTGCTGATCACCGGGGCCACCGGCGCCGTCAATATCTACGCCTGGGAGCACATCTTCGACCAGTACGACCGCCGCCGtgaccagcaaagcacgt TGCCCACCGCCCACCCATGCCTCACCGCCTCTGCTGGCAGGTCCTCGCTGGTCCCCTCCAAGTACTCCATGACAGCGATGATCTTCATCGTGATGCTCAGCTTCTACTACTTCTCTCGCCAC GTGGAAAAGCTGGCCAGGACCCTCTTCCTCTGGAAGATCGATGTCCATGACCAGAAGGAGCGGGTCTATGAGATGCGGCGCTGGAACGAGGCCCTTGTCACCAACATGTTGCCTGAGCACGTGGCCCGGCACTTCCTGGGCTCCAAGAAGCGGGATGAG gAGCTCTACAGCCAGTCCTACGATGAGATTGGTGTCATGTTCGCCTCCCTCCCCAACTTCGCTGACTTCTACACGGAGGAGAGCATCAACAATGGGGGAATTGAGTGCTTGCGGTTCCTCAATGAGATCATCTCCGACTTTGACGCA CTCCTGGACGAACCCCAATTCCGGTGCATCACCAAAATCAAAACCATCGGCAGCACCTACATGGCTGCTTCTGGAGTGACTCCCGATGTCAATGCCAACGGCTACAGTGCCAAG AAGGAGACCCTCTCGGATAAGGAGCGCTGGCAGCACTTGGCCGACCTGGCTGACTTTGCTTTAGCCATGAAGGTGACGCTGATGAACATCAACTACCAGTCCTTCAACAACTTCATGCTCCGCATAG GCATGAACAAGGGGGCCGTGCTGGCAGGCGTTATCGGCGCCCGCAAGCCGCACTACGACATCTGGGGCAACACGGTGAACGTGGCCAGCAGGATGGAGTCCACTGGCGTGATGGGGAACATACAG GTGGTGGAGGAGACCCACCTCATCCTGAAGGAGTACGGCTTCCGCTTCGTGCGCCGGGGAGCCATCTACGTCAAGGGCAAAGGGGAGCTGCTCACCTTCTTCCTCAAGGGCCGGGAGAAACAGGGCTCCTTTGTCAACGGCTCCTCCGTCACCCTGCCCCATCAGGTGGTGGACAGCTCCTGA